One genomic segment of Allocatelliglobosispora scoriae includes these proteins:
- a CDS encoding sulfatase-like hydrolase/transferase, producing MGESQRSVLPIPDRTNIGLTTYDAKDPDTAYPPIVALRPPAGAPNVLIVLLDDVGFGASSAFGGPVSMPTAERLAAGGLRYNRFHTTALCSPARVALLAGRNHHTVGMGGITEIATSAPG from the coding sequence GTGGGTGAGAGTCAACGGTCGGTCCTGCCGATTCCGGACCGCACGAACATCGGGCTGACGACCTACGACGCGAAGGACCCCGATACGGCGTACCCGCCGATTGTCGCCCTTCGACCCCCGGCCGGCGCGCCCAACGTGCTGATCGTGCTCCTCGACGATGTGGGTTTCGGAGCGTCCTCGGCCTTCGGCGGACCGGTGAGCATGCCCACCGCGGAGCGGCTCGCCGCAGGCGGGCTGCGCTACAACCGCTTCCACACCACCGCGCTCTGCTCGCCGGCCCGGGTGGCGCTGCTCGCCGGGCGCAACCACCACACCGTCGGCATGGGCGGCATCACCGAGATCGCGACCTCGGCGCCCGGCTAA
- a CDS encoding saccharopine dehydrogenase family protein translates to MPKDSARPYDLVLFGATGFTGSLTARYLAEHAPADCHWALAGRNWGKLEALRTELAAVNPACADLPLLAADVTDPGSLQAVAESARVIITTVGPYALHGEPLVAACAEAGTDYVDLTGEPEFIDRMYAAHHARAVQTGARLVHACGFDSIPHDLGVLFTVGLLPEGVPIVIEGFVRAGGEVSGGTLASALLAFSRQRQTRDAAKARRALEVRPAGRRISTSGAKLHRDATVNAWAVPLPTVDPQVVGRSAAALERYGPDFTYRHFAAVKRLPVVLGAGAALGGAALLAQLGPARRFIMDRRKSGEGPSAEKRAKSWFSVRFVGEGGGKRVVTEVAGGDPGYDETAKMLAESALCLAFDDLPDMSGQTTTAVAMGDALIERLVRAGLRFSVRE, encoded by the coding sequence ATGCCGAAGGACTCCGCCCGCCCCTATGACCTCGTGCTCTTCGGTGCCACCGGGTTCACCGGCTCGCTGACCGCCCGCTACCTCGCCGAGCACGCCCCGGCCGACTGCCACTGGGCGCTCGCCGGGCGCAACTGGGGCAAGCTGGAGGCGCTGCGCACCGAGCTCGCCGCGGTCAACCCGGCCTGCGCCGACCTGCCGCTGCTCGCCGCCGACGTCACCGACCCCGGTTCGCTGCAGGCGGTGGCGGAGTCGGCCCGGGTCATCATCACCACCGTCGGCCCCTACGCGCTGCACGGCGAGCCGCTCGTCGCCGCCTGCGCCGAGGCGGGCACCGACTACGTCGACCTCACCGGGGAACCGGAGTTCATCGACCGGATGTACGCCGCCCACCACGCCCGCGCCGTGCAGACCGGTGCCCGGCTGGTGCACGCGTGCGGCTTCGACTCGATCCCGCACGACCTCGGCGTGCTCTTCACGGTCGGATTGCTGCCGGAGGGCGTACCCATCGTGATCGAAGGTTTTGTCCGAGCCGGCGGCGAGGTCTCGGGCGGGACGCTCGCGTCGGCGCTGCTGGCGTTCTCGCGGCAGCGGCAGACCCGCGACGCGGCGAAGGCGCGGCGGGCGCTGGAGGTGCGACCTGCCGGGCGGCGGATCTCGACCTCGGGGGCGAAGCTGCACCGCGACGCGACGGTCAACGCCTGGGCGGTGCCGCTGCCGACCGTGGATCCGCAGGTGGTCGGTCGCAGCGCGGCGGCGCTGGAGCGGTACGGCCCCGACTTCACCTACCGGCACTTCGCCGCGGTGAAGCGGCTGCCGGTGGTGCTCGGAGCGGGTGCCGCGCTCGGCGGAGCGGCGCTGCTGGCGCAGCTCGGCCCGGCCCGGCGGTTCATCATGGACCGGCGCAAGTCCGGCGAGGGTCCCAGTGCCGAGAAGCGGGCGAAGAGCTGGTTCTCGGTACGGTTCGTCGGCGAGGGCGGCGGCAAGCGCGTCGTCACCGAGGTGGCCGGCGGCGATCCCGGGTACGACGAGACGGCGAAGATGCTCGCGGAATCCGCGCTGTGCCTCGCTTTCGACGACCTTCCGGATATGTCCGGTCAGACCACCACGGCTGTCGCGATGGGCGACGCCCTCATCGAGAGACTGGTCCGGGCGGGCCTGCGGTTCTCCGTGCGGGAGTGA